Proteins encoded within one genomic window of Spiroplasma sabaudiense Ar-1343:
- a CDS encoding PCC domain-containing protein gives MEIKERSNRILLIMNSGENIKAILNDVVFQYGIIEATIYGFGYCKEIEWGTLEKEDPIFYKKNFLKKTAIISSFNGSITDRNIHVHMSGIGTNNFIFSGHFISAISGENFSVTLDILKTE, from the coding sequence ATGGAAATTAAAGAACGTTCAAACCGAATTCTTTTAATTATGAATTCTGGGGAAAATATAAAGGCAATTTTAAATGATGTTGTTTTTCAATACGGAATAATTGAGGCAACAATTTATGGCTTTGGTTACTGTAAAGAGATTGAATGGGGGACACTTGAAAAAGAAGATCCCATATTTTATAAAAAAAATTTTTTGAAAAAAACTGCAATTATTTCAAGTTTTAATGGTTCAATTACGGACCGAAATATTCATGTTCATATGTCAGGAATTGGAACCAATAATTTTATTTTTTCAGGTCATTTTATTTCCGCAATTTCAGGAGAAAACTTTTCAGTAACT